A genomic stretch from Thunnus maccoyii chromosome 19, fThuMac1.1, whole genome shotgun sequence includes:
- the LOC121885998 gene encoding SWI/SNF-related matrix-associated actin-dependent regulator of chromatin subfamily B member 1-like gives MQLALSKTFGQKPVKFQLEQDGDFYMVGSEVGNYLRMFRGSLYKRYPSLWRRLASVEERKKIVASSHATSVTLLKASECEEIFEGNDEKYKAVSISTEPPAYLREQKAKRSSQWVPTLPNSSHHLDAVPCSTTINRNRMGRDKKRTFPLCFDDHDPAVIHENAAQVEALVPIRLDMEIDGQKLRDAFTWNMNEKLMTPEMFAEILCDDLDLNPLAFVPAIASAIRQQIESYPTDSILEEQADQRVIIKLNIHVGNISLVDQFEWDMSERENSPESFALKLCSELGLGGEFVTTIAYSIRGQLSWHQRTYAFSENPLPTVEIAIRNTGDADQWCPLLETLTDAEMEKKIRDQDRNTRRMRRLANTAPSW, from the exons ATGCAATTGGCTCTTAGTAAAACGTTTGGCCAGAAGCCAGTTAAATTTCAGTTAGAGCAAGATGGGGACTTTTACATGGTTGGGTCGGAG GTTGGAAACTATCTGCGTATGTTCAGAGGCTCTTTGTATAAAAGATATCCATCTTTATGGAGGAGGCTGGCGtcagtggaggagaggaagaaaattgTAGCGTCATCACATG CCACCAGTGTTACTCTGCTGAAGGCATCAGAATGTGAAGAGATCTTCGAGGGTAATGATGAGAAATACAAGGCGGTGTCCATCAGCACAGAGCCCCCGGCTTACCTCAG GGAGCAGAAAGCAAAGAGGAGCAGTCAGTGGGTCCCCACGCTGCCTAACAGCTCTCACCATCTAGACGCCGTGCCATGCTCCACCACCATCAACCGCAACCGAATGGGTCGTGACAAGAAGAGGACCTTCCCACTGTG CTTTGATGACCATGACCCTGCAGTGATCCATGAGAATGCAGCCCAGGTAGAGGCGCTGGTTCCCATTCGTCTAGACATGGAGATAGACGGACAGAAACTGCGAGATGCCTTCACATGGAACATGAACG AGAAACTGATGACCCCAGAGATGTTTGCAGAAATTCTGTGTGATGACCTGGACCTGAATCCTCTAGCCTTCGTCCCCGCCATCGCCTCTGCCATTCGTCAGCAGATTGAGTCCTACCCCACTGACAGCATACTAGAAGAGCAGGCAGACCAGAGAGTCATCATCAAG CTGAACATCCACGTCGGCAACATCTCTCTGGTGGACCAGTTTGAGTGGGACATGTCAGAGAGGGAGAACTCCCCGGAGTCTTTTGCACTTAAGCTCTGCTCTGAGCTGGGTTTGGGCGGAGAGTTTGTTACCACTATCGCCTACAGCATTCGTGGTCAGCTCAGCTGGCACCAGAGGACCTACGCCttcag TGAGAACCCGCTGCCCACAGTAGAGATTGCCATCCGCAACACAGGCGATGCAGACCAGTGGTGCCCCCTGCTAGAGACCCTCACAGACGCCGAAATGGAGAAGAAGATCCGAGACCAAGATAGGAACACAAG gCGTATGAGACGACTGGCCAACACCGCTCCCTCCTggtag
- the derl2 gene encoding derlin-2: MAYQTLQQEYLQIPVVTRAYTTACVLTTAAVQLEIITPFQLYFNPDLILRNYQVWRLITNFLFFGPVGFNFLFNMIFLYRYCRMLEEGSFRGRTADFVFMFLFGGLLMTIFGTFVSLVFLGQAFTIMLVYVWSRRNPNVRMNFFGLLNFQAPFLPWVLMGFSLLLGNSIIVDLLGIAVGHVYFFLEDVFPNQPGGGRWLKTPSIIKMLFDTPEEDANYNPLPEERPGGFAWGEGQRLGG; encoded by the exons ATGGCTTACCAGACCTTACAGCAGGAGTATTTACAGATCCCTGTTGTTACCAGGGCATATACAACCGCCTGTGTCCTCACAACTGCTGCAGTG CAACTAGAGATCATCACACCCTTTCAGCTATACTTCAATCCGGATTTGATTCTAAGGAATTACCAG gTATGGCGGCTAATAACCAACTTCCTGTTTTTTGGTCCAGTTGGCTTCAATTTCCTGTtcaatatgattttttt GTACAGATACTGTCGGATGCTAGAGGAAGGCTCTTTCAGGGGACGCACGGCTGACTTTGTCTTCATGTTCCTCTTTGGTGGGCTTCTGATGACT ATATTTGGAACTTTTGTGAGTCTGGTGTTCCTGGGCCAAGCCTTCACTATCATGCTGGTGTACGTTTGGAGTCGACGAAACCCAAACGTTCGCATGAATTTCTTTGGGCTGCTGAATTTCCAGGCACCCTTCCTGCCCTGGGTGCTGATGGGATTCTCACTTCTGCTGGGCAACTCCATCATCGTGGATCTTCTAG GTATCGCTGTTGGTCATGTGTACTTCTTCCTGGAGGATGTTTTCCCCAACCAGCCAGGTGGTGGAAGGTGGCTCAAGACCCCATCTATCAT AAAGATGCTGTTTGACACTCCAGAGGAAGATGCCAACTACAACCCCCTGCCTGAGGAGCGCCCGGGAGGTTTTGCCTGGGGGGAGGGACAACGCCTTGGAGGTTAA